A segment of the Zonotrichia albicollis isolate bZonAlb1 chromosome 34, bZonAlb1.hap1, whole genome shotgun sequence genome:
AGTCCAGAGCAAACCTGGGGGATCACCAGGGGGTTGGGGTGAGCCCCCCAATTaacccccagcccccccagtCAAGCCCCTACCCTGGCAGTTACCCCAAAGCCTCCCAGaattgccccaaaattccctggaCCTTCTACAAAGACCCCCCCAACCTCTCCCACAGCCCCCCCAATTAACATCCTAAATGCCCCTACCCCTCCCAGTTACCCCCTAGACCCTTCAGACCTACCCCAAAGACCCCCCCAGCTGCCCTCAaagccccccaaagcccccctcACCTGTTCCTCAGGTGTGCCACCTCCTCCCAGAggctccagctctcccagcagcgctgctgcagctccaacaGCCCCGGGCCCAGGGgagggggcagccccagggtgggctcctggggggaaaaaaagggaggtggtgaaacccccaaaaccacccagaacCCCCCCGACACCCCCAGATCAGTCCCCAACCCCAAAGTGCATCCCCACAACCTTCCtgacccccaaaaattccccccacagtgatcccccaaatcccctaagaccccaaatcctccccagccccccaaaatccccccacaGCCACTCACCTGCAGCTGGACCTCCCCACTGGGGGTGAGGGACAGGCAAAGGGGGGGAAGGGAATGGGAGGAGCCAGGAgggggtcccagctccagctcaaGCCCCTgcttgggggtccctggggaggggggcAGCACCTgggcccctgccaggctctggTACAGCTCACACGAGGCCTTGACCCTGAAGGAAATGACAAAATGTGGGTGGGGGGGACACAACCACACCCCCCCAAGAGTTCTTGGACTGTGGGAATTTGCAGGCAGGCCTGacatgggaagagatgagaatgttgactacATGTTTCATTTATAATGTATTGATACATCTCATGATAAATATTAtctattatattataatatatttttacattataAGTaatacattacattatattacatatattatattattctatatatttatattctatatatttatattatatatatacatatgtatattttatatattatatatatattatatatattatatattaatatatatataaaatattattatattaaaaccaTACAtagttttttattaaaaactaCATACATATAATATTTATTACTTATTATTAAAACTAAATATATAGTTTATATATATAagcaatatatattataatatataatattataatatataatataaaatattataatatatataatgataTATAAAAACCATtttacatatataatatatatatgtataaaaatttataataataataaaaataataataataataataaaattttacaaaaaactattttacatatatatattatatataatatatataatatatattaaacatatatattaaaattatatataaaacaatagaagaaaagatttcatcagaaggctgacaaacaaaggaaagaaatgataataaaatcttgtgagtGACCAAACAGTCTGAGACAGCCAAACtatgactggccattaattagaaacaaccacaccAGATCAATCATAGATCCatctgttgcatcccacagcagcagataatttattgttcatattttgtttctgaggcctcttgGCTTCTCGGGAGAAAAAAtgctaaggaaaggattttataaaaaatatcaTAGCTCCACTGGATCCCCCCCACTATCCCTGGAGCCCCACCTGGACACCTGGACTGCCACTGGGTCccctccagggctctcctctACCCTGAGGATCCTTCCCCCATGCTGGAGGCCCCCCCAAACTCCTGAGTTTGGACCTCTGGACcactccccaaaatcccaggggcCCCCAACTCTTCTCACCTGTGCCCATCCCATGaccccctcacctgtcccctgtccccagccctcacCTGGCCGCTCTGTCCCgcagtccctgcagctcctcctgctgccggAGCCGCTGCAGGCGCCGCTCCTGAACCCGCCGCAGCAGCTGAGGGgagaaataaaccccaaattggggggaaaagacCCCAGATTAGAAGGGAAAGAGACCCCACATTTGGGGGAGAGAAGACCCCAGACTTAGGGAAGAACGAGACCCCATATTTAGGGGGAAAGAAACCCCAGATTGGGTGAGACAAACGCCAATTAGGAGGGGAAAagaccccaaatttggggagaaaaattTGCAGAGGAATGAGATCCCAAATTGGGGGTGGACCCCAAAAGggggagaaggagctgagaCCCGAAGTGAGAAGGAACCCCAGAATAGATCCCACTGTGGGCAGGGGCACCCCAAGGTAAGTGGGACCCACCAGGAGCccccacagggcagggagacCCCAAAGAGTGTCCCCCAAATCTCACCTGGTCCCGTCTCTCTGTGGCCTCACGCACCTTCACCTTCAGCTCTTCTtgctggggagggaaagggaggaacagcacccatgggtgcccccagacccacactGTGCCCCCAACCCCCAGAGgaacccccagacccacagTGCTCCCAGCCTCCTTACACCCACCCAGCACCCCTAGGACTCCCCAGGACCCACATTGTGCCCTCAACCCCTCAGAGACCCCATAGGAACCACATTGTACCCCAACACCCATGGGACTCCCCCCAAGACCCACATTGAGCCCTCATGGCCCCTGGGACCTCTAGCACCCATGGGACTCCccatccccccaaacccactgGACCTCTCCTCAGCACTCTGGGACCCCTACCCCAGAACCCATGGGATACCCCAGGACCCCAcactgtgcccccagcccccctgggacccccgtACCTGTTCCAGCCGTGCTTCCAGGGCTGCCTTCCCtcgctgcagcagctgctggccccgctccagctgctccagggcagcgGGCACGGCCTCCTCCAGGGCCCCCAGGGCCTCCCCGTACTTTGCCTTCAGCTCCTGCCAGCGCCTCCGAGCCTGGGCCATCGCCTCGCCTGGGGGGAGCCCCAAATCAGCCCCCCCAAAACA
Coding sequences within it:
- the ZWINT gene encoding outer kinetochore KNL1 complex subunit ZWINT; this translates as MAARLECARGALAALEAGLELEEEEGDVPTRVLVEHQMDTRRKQKLLLSQLRVLKLLLGVIENPGQPLAPTDLREAMAQARRRWQELKAKYGEALGALEEAVPAALEQLERGQQLLQRGKAALEARLEQQEELKVKVREATERRDQLLRRVQERRLQRLRQQEELQGLRDRAARVKASCELYQSLAGAQVLPPSPGTPKQGLELELGPPPGSSHSLPPLCLSLTPSGEVQLQEPTLGLPPPLGPGLLELQQRCWESWSLWEEVAHLRNRFALDWQPDLGLLRVLGGPQGAQTLWTLQVEPGYPKNGGVKLLPPPKGAPTIPAPPDPPTLTWWLEQLVGGGS